A stretch of the TM7 phylum sp. oral taxon 349 genome encodes the following:
- a CDS encoding aminoacyl-tRNA hydrolase has product MKLIVGLGNPESRYDNTRHNVGFAMLDQYIAAQKITWREQVKFHAITAHTIIGNETIILAKPTTYYNDCGIAARALIDFYKLSHDDLLVIHDDIVLDFGKVRIRRGGQDAGNNGLKSLHRYIGQAFWHIRIGADNPRRRQIGDIDFVLSEFNRNEAQILAEWTAPTVARIIDQFIAGAISATSYRLP; this is encoded by the coding sequence ATGAAACTAATCGTCGGTTTAGGCAATCCTGAGTCGCGCTACGACAACACGCGTCACAATGTTGGGTTCGCAATGCTTGATCAATACATAGCGGCACAGAAAATTACATGGCGCGAGCAAGTGAAATTTCACGCTATCACTGCTCATACGATAATCGGCAATGAAACAATCATACTTGCTAAGCCGACAACATACTACAATGATTGCGGTATCGCCGCACGCGCACTAATAGATTTCTACAAGCTATCGCACGACGATCTGCTGGTTATTCACGATGACATCGTACTTGACTTCGGCAAAGTGCGCATTCGGCGGGGCGGACAAGACGCTGGCAACAACGGCTTAAAGTCTCTCCATCGGTATATTGGGCAAGCGTTTTGGCACATTCGTATTGGCGCTGACAACCCGCGCCGGCGGCAAATTGGCGATATTGATTTTGTTTTGAGTGAATTTAACCGCAACGAAGCGCAGATACTAGCAGAGTGGACCGCGCCAACTGTCGCTCGTATCATTGACCAGTTTATCGCAGGCGCAATCAGCGCAACAAGCTACCGGCTACCGTAA
- a CDS encoding methyltransferase domain-containing protein: protein MDTVIKQVMGLPQLAPSPEVNQAFSKLVEAVIMHPQWHVDDAALLHDLQCRCSEAEGKLERFWAQKIIQADDSSAAVNEFPYQDNYRALTSREIQLIERSGAHLGKQSRVAIIGSGSLPLTAWWLYRITGAKITHIDSCKVAVDLAKQLAQALQWPCSFVCGDGRSVDLPVDFYDVVYIAGLAGQSVADKQRIVDHILPSLTPNGRVVVRSARGSRELLYPAFAASEITHVVLQEEYHPTDEVINSVFVYRKECDEE from the coding sequence ATGGATACAGTAATTAAACAAGTGATGGGATTACCGCAGTTAGCGCCATCGCCAGAAGTTAATCAAGCATTCTCAAAGCTCGTTGAAGCGGTTATTATGCATCCGCAGTGGCACGTTGACGATGCGGCATTGCTGCATGATTTGCAGTGCCGCTGTTCGGAGGCTGAGGGAAAACTGGAGCGGTTTTGGGCGCAAAAAATCATTCAAGCGGACGATTCATCGGCGGCAGTAAACGAATTCCCTTATCAAGATAACTATCGCGCATTGACGTCGCGCGAGATTCAATTGATTGAACGGTCTGGTGCGCATCTCGGTAAACAATCCCGTGTTGCAATTATCGGCAGCGGTTCGTTACCGTTGACGGCATGGTGGCTATACCGGATAACAGGTGCTAAGATTACCCACATTGATTCATGCAAGGTAGCGGTAGATCTAGCAAAACAGCTAGCGCAGGCGCTCCAGTGGCCGTGCAGCTTCGTATGCGGTGATGGGCGGTCGGTTGATCTACCGGTTGACTTCTATGATGTGGTGTATATAGCTGGTCTAGCCGGACAGTCGGTTGCTGATAAGCAGCGTATTGTTGATCATATTTTACCAAGTCTTACGCCTAATGGTCGGGTGGTAGTGCGGAGCGCGCGCGGTTCGCGGGAGCTGCTTTATCCGGCGTTTGCCGCAAGTGAAATTACGCATGTTGTATTGCAGGAAGAATACCATCCAACAGACGAAGTCATTAATTCGGTGTTCGTGTACAGAAAGGAATGCGATGAAGAATAG
- a CDS encoding CDP-alcohol phosphatidyltransferase family protein produces the protein MKHDHSPENNPLATTRDIFTIANAMSVCGAVLAWKGAEATETPKGAAMLIAGRGLDALDGKVARATSQTSNFGALVDAGLDKIATAKIIYEFTKKDIMPREITAALIGLQATNALATTITMLKHPGKSIRPTTSGKLAMAGEMASIFAYGIGAAAEQSGHKTIATVSRTVGGLAFATSLPCALHASCAYVRQAAQ, from the coding sequence ATGAAACACGACCACTCACCGGAAAATAACCCACTCGCCACTACACGCGACATTTTCACGATAGCAAACGCAATGAGCGTATGTGGCGCAGTACTCGCTTGGAAAGGCGCCGAAGCTACAGAGACACCCAAAGGAGCTGCCATGCTTATCGCCGGACGGGGACTTGATGCGCTTGATGGCAAGGTAGCGCGCGCCACCAGTCAGACGAGCAATTTCGGCGCATTAGTGGACGCCGGTCTTGATAAAATCGCAACTGCAAAAATTATATATGAGTTCACGAAGAAGGATATTATGCCAAGGGAGATTACAGCCGCGCTCATCGGTCTACAAGCCACCAACGCGCTTGCAACCACCATTACCATGCTAAAGCACCCCGGCAAATCAATCCGCCCAACAACATCAGGCAAACTCGCAATGGCCGGAGAAATGGCGTCAATATTCGCTTATGGTATTGGTGCCGCCGCAGAACAAAGCGGTCACAAAACGATCGCAACCGTTTCCCGAACCGTTGGCGGGCTCGCTTTCGCCACATCACTGCCATGCGCGCTTCATGCCTCATGCGCATACGTGCGGCAAGCTGCACAATAA
- the topA gene encoding type I DNA topoisomerase, whose translation MMKNLVIVESPAKAKTIEKYLGHDFHVLSSVGHIRSIAKKAKDGTPPIDVAHDFKTIYEVDPEKEKIIAKLEKAVKAVGAANVWLATDEDREGEAIAWHLCEVLNLDPATTKRITFHEITKPAIEAAIQHPRTVDMKLVEAQQARQILDRLVGFELSPVVWQKVPGGKSAGRVQSPAVRLLVEREHEIEQFAGSFQFKVTAVFIYDGQEVKAELKQRFDTEADARAFLESLNNAKYIIDDIKTSPSTRNPAAPFTTSTLQQEANAKLGMSSRATMASAQKLYQEGRITYMRTDSVNLSKQAIAASADHIKRLYGIEYSHARTFKTKSAGAQEAHEAIRPTDVTRESVSGNGYDQKLYDLIRRRTLASQMASAKIENTTVTIRIEQANTKQAVNSAANANDLVFEAKGHTIVFDGFLRVYGGGKDDTVLPTFTAGDLVREYSMEARQVFARPPARYTEGTLVKKLEELGIGRPSTYATIMNTIQTRGYAERGESEGKPRDVIVLQRIDGNVERDIQTEKTGSTRGKLIPTPAGELISGFLTDHFKPVVDYGFTANVEKDFDDIASNKLTRNAMLHNFYEPFHARIEQSGAIDRSKVGDSRDIGTDPKTGKPIIARFGRFGPMLQLGSTDSDEKPHFAPLPRGTKISTVTLEQALKAFELPRLVGTTEDGQDISANIGRFGPYIQVGKLYVSLKEDDPREITEAKARELYAAKLQAEAEKHIADFGDVKVLNGRFGPYVTDGKKNAKIPKDTDPKTITAEQAREMLAAAPARRARGRRSATQKASKSRASSTKSKKK comes from the coding sequence ATTATGAAGAACCTCGTTATCGTCGAGTCGCCGGCAAAAGCAAAAACTATTGAAAAATATCTTGGACATGATTTTCATGTTTTGTCAAGCGTAGGGCATATTCGCTCTATTGCGAAGAAAGCCAAAGACGGCACGCCGCCGATTGATGTTGCACACGATTTCAAAACTATCTACGAGGTTGATCCCGAAAAGGAAAAAATTATCGCCAAGCTAGAAAAAGCCGTCAAGGCAGTCGGTGCAGCGAACGTCTGGCTCGCTACCGATGAAGACCGCGAAGGGGAGGCGATCGCCTGGCACTTATGCGAAGTTTTAAACCTTGACCCTGCCACTACTAAGCGTATTACCTTTCATGAAATCACCAAACCTGCAATTGAAGCAGCAATCCAACACCCGCGTACTGTTGACATGAAACTCGTCGAAGCGCAGCAGGCAAGGCAAATTTTAGACCGCCTCGTTGGCTTTGAGCTAAGCCCTGTCGTCTGGCAAAAAGTCCCAGGCGGTAAATCCGCCGGACGCGTGCAGAGTCCTGCTGTACGCCTGCTGGTTGAACGCGAGCATGAAATTGAGCAATTCGCGGGTAGTTTCCAATTCAAGGTTACCGCCGTATTCATATACGACGGACAAGAAGTCAAAGCCGAACTTAAGCAGCGGTTTGATACTGAAGCTGATGCGCGCGCCTTCCTAGAATCACTGAACAACGCAAAATACATCATTGACGATATAAAGACATCGCCATCAACCCGCAACCCTGCCGCGCCATTCACCACCAGCACGTTGCAGCAAGAAGCCAACGCCAAGCTAGGTATGAGCAGCCGCGCCACTATGGCGAGTGCGCAGAAATTATATCAAGAGGGACGCATTACATACATGCGTACCGACAGCGTAAACCTATCAAAACAGGCAATTGCCGCTAGCGCCGATCACATCAAGCGGCTCTACGGTATTGAATACAGCCACGCCCGCACATTCAAAACGAAATCCGCCGGCGCACAGGAGGCCCACGAAGCAATCCGCCCAACTGATGTCACGCGCGAATCGGTCAGCGGCAACGGCTACGACCAAAAGCTCTACGACCTCATCCGCCGGCGCACGCTCGCCAGCCAAATGGCATCCGCCAAGATAGAGAACACAACGGTAACGATCCGGATTGAACAGGCAAATACTAAACAGGCGGTCAACAGTGCTGCTAATGCAAACGATCTCGTTTTTGAGGCTAAAGGACATACCATTGTCTTCGACGGCTTCCTGCGCGTCTACGGTGGCGGCAAGGACGACACTGTCCTACCGACATTTACCGCCGGCGATCTTGTGCGCGAGTATTCCATGGAGGCGCGCCAGGTCTTTGCTCGTCCGCCTGCGCGCTACACTGAAGGTACGCTCGTTAAAAAACTTGAAGAACTTGGCATTGGACGCCCAAGCACCTATGCCACTATTATGAACACGATCCAAACACGCGGTTACGCTGAACGCGGCGAATCCGAAGGCAAGCCACGCGACGTTATCGTGCTGCAGCGTATCGATGGGAATGTTGAACGCGACATCCAGACTGAAAAAACCGGCTCAACCCGCGGCAAGCTCATACCAACACCGGCGGGCGAGCTTATCAGCGGCTTTCTTACCGACCATTTTAAGCCAGTCGTTGATTACGGATTTACCGCCAACGTCGAGAAAGATTTCGATGACATCGCGAGCAACAAATTAACGCGCAATGCCATGCTGCACAACTTTTACGAACCGTTTCATGCCCGCATTGAGCAATCGGGCGCAATTGACCGCAGCAAAGTTGGCGATTCGCGCGACATTGGCACCGATCCAAAAACCGGTAAACCAATCATCGCGCGCTTCGGACGCTTCGGACCAATGCTCCAGCTTGGCAGTACCGATAGCGACGAGAAACCGCACTTCGCGCCACTGCCGCGTGGTACAAAAATCAGCACCGTCACATTAGAGCAAGCACTCAAAGCGTTTGAGTTACCGCGGCTTGTCGGCACAACTGAGGACGGGCAAGATATTAGCGCTAATATCGGACGCTTCGGGCCATACATTCAAGTCGGCAAGCTATACGTCAGCCTAAAGGAGGATGACCCGCGAGAGATTACCGAAGCAAAGGCGCGCGAGCTATACGCCGCAAAGTTGCAGGCTGAAGCTGAAAAACATATCGCCGATTTTGGCGACGTCAAAGTACTTAATGGGCGCTTCGGGCCATACGTCACTGATGGTAAAAAGAATGCAAAAATCCCGAAAGACACCGACCCGAAAACAATCACAGCCGAACAAGCACGCGAGATGCTTGCAGCTGCACCCGCCAGACGCGCACGCGGACGACGCAGCGCCACGCAAAAAGCCAGCAAATCACGCGCCTCATCGACAAAATCAAAGAAAAAATAA
- a CDS encoding alpha/beta hydrolase, with translation MTFRQRFRKVRHWLLLCLLAVCIASLYSLSIKNPIGNSYAMYRLGKVARIIHDVPYCSGDAEQTIDIYLPPESTDPARTHASCPLAIYVHGGGWSKGDKRNAIADFYGAALVRAGFAFASINYRLAPRHRYPTQNNDTACAINTLAAIASQYAINTRSAILIGDSAGGFLVSTYALSTAKPPVTIRGVVSLYGTTDLVRQLKLGRRRNPNAFNYLGSADFATAKKASPLYHKITGTPPPFLFLHGAKDKVVSPDQSHLLYERIVVQQPLSRFIRISHAGHEFTGASNLTRAQIRETVVKFAAEHAGVRLEDGVFDDIDDIDTQALLSTPPPAIDISADIDTSKYSSHTPASTVPIFNFATPLLGSQP, from the coding sequence ATGACATTTCGTCAACGTTTCCGCAAAGTGCGCCACTGGCTTTTACTCTGTTTGCTCGCCGTCTGTATTGCGTCGCTATATTCACTATCAATCAAAAACCCGATTGGCAATTCCTATGCAATGTACCGCCTTGGTAAAGTGGCTCGCATCATCCACGACGTACCATACTGCAGCGGAGACGCTGAGCAAACAATTGATATATATCTGCCGCCAGAATCAACCGACCCAGCCCGCACCCACGCATCATGTCCGCTCGCTATTTATGTTCACGGCGGCGGCTGGAGCAAAGGCGACAAACGCAATGCAATCGCCGATTTCTACGGTGCCGCTTTGGTGCGCGCCGGATTTGCGTTTGCGTCGATTAATTACCGCTTAGCACCACGGCATCGCTATCCAACGCAGAATAACGACACCGCCTGCGCCATCAATACACTCGCTGCAATTGCATCCCAGTATGCCATCAATACGCGTAGTGCCATATTAATAGGCGATAGTGCCGGCGGCTTTTTAGTGAGTACCTATGCGCTTTCTACCGCCAAACCGCCCGTGACAATTCGCGGCGTCGTAAGCCTGTACGGTACAACCGATTTAGTGCGCCAGCTCAAGCTAGGGCGCCGACGCAATCCTAACGCCTTTAACTACCTCGGGTCAGCCGACTTTGCAACCGCTAAAAAAGCCAGTCCGCTTTATCATAAAATCACCGGCACGCCGCCGCCGTTTTTATTCCTGCATGGCGCCAAAGACAAGGTCGTGTCGCCCGACCAATCGCACTTACTCTATGAACGTATCGTCGTACAGCAGCCGCTCAGCCGTTTCATTCGCATATCACACGCCGGACATGAATTTACCGGCGCATCAAACCTAACACGAGCACAAATCCGCGAAACCGTCGTGAAATTCGCCGCCGAGCATGCCGGAGTCCGCCTAGAAGACGGCGTATTTGACGACATTGACGATATCGACACGCAGGCGCTCTTGTCTACGCCGCCGCCCGCGATTGATATATCAGCCGATATTGATACGTCAAAGTACTCATCGCATACACCTGCGAGCACCGTGCCTATCTTTAATTTCGCTACACCACTACTGGGTTCTCAGCCTTAA